One Clostridium sp. CM027 genomic window carries:
- the rnmV gene encoding ribonuclease M5, which produces MIKEVIVVEGRDDITAVKRAVDAELISVGGFGINEKVISKIREAQKRKGVIVFTDPDFAGEKIRKIITKRVANVKHAYISQKEGTKDGDIGVENASPETILRALETAKFEVQEKRKEFDVQDMIFFKLTADIRAKERRHALGNELGIGYGNSAQFITRLNNYGIIKEEFINAVQKINKEMNYGRFDD; this is translated from the coding sequence ATGATTAAAGAAGTGATAGTAGTTGAGGGAAGAGATGATATCACAGCAGTTAAAAGAGCGGTAGACGCTGAACTAATTTCTGTAGGAGGCTTTGGAATCAACGAAAAGGTAATTAGTAAAATAAGGGAAGCGCAAAAGCGAAAAGGGGTAATAGTATTTACAGACCCAGACTTTGCTGGAGAAAAAATAAGAAAGATTATTACCAAAAGAGTAGCAAATGTAAAACATGCGTACATATCTCAAAAGGAAGGTACTAAGGACGGAGATATAGGTGTTGAAAATGCATCACCTGAAACAATATTAAGGGCTCTCGAAACTGCAAAATTTGAAGTCCAAGAGAAAAGAAAAGAGTTTGACGTGCAAGATATGATATTTTTCAAGTTAACAGCAGATATTAGAGCTAAGGAAAGACGCCATGCGCTCGGAAACGAATTAGGTATAGGATACGGTAATTCGGCGCAATTTATAACTAGGTTAAACAATTATGGAATTATAAAAGAAGAATTTATAAATGCTGTACAAAAAATAAACAAGGAGATGAATTATGGCAGATTTGACGATTAG
- a CDS encoding 3D domain-containing protein: protein MIKNAKNNFKNYFSNGPKTFFVVMLLLTCISVTMFNMKKAISVIVDGKSIEVITLKSNVTQILKSNNIALGSKDQITVSLDSKVKDGDKIYIKKAVNVKVTVDGKELNIQTAEKTVEDMLKAEKIVLGDEDKITPLKSDSLKSGLAVRVTRVNTENVKETKAVKFATEIKSSDELNKGVKKVIQKGITGQKVITSAVVYENGKEVSRKLVNEEFKAQPVKEIIALGTTSVYTPSRGGDISYTRKLKVRATAYTADYSCTGKSAGDPDFGITSTGVRAKRNSEGYSTIAVDPSVIPLGSKIYVEGYGYGIAEDIGGAIKGNHIDLYYDSSDEMWGWGARNVSIYIVK, encoded by the coding sequence ATGATAAAAAACGCGAAAAATAATTTTAAGAACTATTTTTCAAATGGTCCCAAGACATTTTTTGTAGTAATGCTATTATTAACATGCATTTCAGTTACTATGTTTAACATGAAAAAAGCTATATCTGTTATTGTAGATGGAAAGTCTATAGAAGTTATAACTTTAAAAAGTAATGTTACTCAAATACTAAAAAGTAACAATATAGCATTAGGGTCAAAAGACCAAATAACAGTTAGTTTAGACAGTAAAGTAAAAGACGGAGATAAAATATATATAAAAAAAGCTGTAAATGTCAAAGTAACAGTTGATGGGAAAGAGTTAAATATACAAACTGCTGAAAAAACGGTAGAAGATATGCTAAAAGCAGAAAAAATTGTATTAGGTGATGAAGACAAGATTACCCCATTAAAAAGTGATTCGCTAAAATCAGGTCTCGCAGTAAGGGTAACAAGAGTAAACACTGAGAATGTGAAGGAAACTAAAGCAGTTAAATTTGCAACCGAAATTAAAAGCAGCGATGAACTAAATAAAGGTGTAAAGAAAGTTATTCAAAAAGGCATAACTGGTCAGAAGGTTATAACTTCAGCTGTTGTTTATGAAAATGGCAAAGAAGTATCTAGAAAATTAGTTAATGAAGAATTTAAAGCACAGCCCGTTAAGGAAATAATTGCATTAGGTACTACTAGTGTATATACACCATCCCGTGGAGGCGATATTAGTTATACTAGGAAACTGAAGGTTAGGGCAACAGCATATACTGCTGATTATAGTTGCACTGGTAAGAGTGCGGGCGACCCTGACTTTGGTATAACTAGCACAGGGGTGAGGGCGAAAAGAAACTCAGAGGGATATAGTACTATAGCCGTTGATCCTAGCGTTATTCCATTAGGAAGCAAGATTTACGTAGAAGGGTACGGATATGGTATTGCAGAAGATATAGGTGGAGCTATAAAGGGTAATCATATAGATTTGTATTACGACTCCAGTGATGAAATGTGGGGTTGGGGAGCACGAAATGTAAGTATTTATATTGTTAAATAG
- a CDS encoding TatD family hydrolase — protein sequence MIFDSHAHYDDEAFNGDREEVIKGLNDKGVIGVLNCGASLDGARMSVELSNKYDFIYSAVGIHPEYANIVNEEIIEELRNLTHYPKVRAIGEIGLDYYYDENPDREIQKAAFKLQMELAKELGLPVVIHDRDAHKDTLDILKKFPEVVGVVHCFSGSVEFAKECLKLGYYIGFTGVITFKNAKKTAEIARIVPMDRILVETDCPYMAPVPHRGKRNQSDYIQYIIEKISEVKGKTIGEIENATIYNIKQLLKIYK from the coding sequence ATGATATTTGATTCACATGCACATTATGATGATGAGGCCTTTAATGGAGATAGAGAAGAAGTAATAAAGGGGTTAAACGATAAAGGAGTAATAGGGGTTTTAAACTGCGGTGCATCACTTGACGGTGCAAGAATGTCAGTAGAGTTATCGAATAAATATGATTTTATATACTCGGCGGTAGGAATACATCCTGAATATGCAAATATTGTTAATGAGGAAATTATTGAAGAATTAAGGAATTTAACACATTATCCAAAGGTTAGAGCTATAGGAGAAATAGGATTAGATTATTATTACGACGAAAACCCGGATAGAGAAATTCAAAAAGCGGCTTTTAAACTTCAAATGGAGCTTGCAAAAGAACTTGGATTACCAGTGGTTATTCATGATAGGGACGCCCATAAAGATACGTTAGATATATTAAAGAAATTTCCGGAAGTAGTAGGGGTAGTTCACTGTTTTTCAGGAAGTGTTGAATTTGCTAAGGAGTGTTTAAAATTAGGGTATTATATAGGCTTCACTGGTGTTATAACCTTTAAAAATGCAAAGAAAACGGCAGAGATTGCAAGGATCGTACCAATGGACAGGATACTAGTGGAAACGGATTGTCCATACATGGCGCCTGTACCACATAGAGGGAAAAGAAACCAATCGGATTATATTCAGTACATAATAGAAAAAATATCAGAAGTTAAGGGTAAAACCATAGGAGAAATTGAAAATGCAACAATATATAATATAAAACAATTGCTAAAAATTTACAAATAG
- a CDS encoding DUF445 family protein — protein MKFIIGSLIGAVIGYITNWLAIKMLFRPHNEIRLFKFKVPFTPGLIPKEKSRIAKSVGESIGQHLLTKETIMESLCSEDMNQQLDSWVKSKVSAMGNSENVVEDEIKSLLGDEYCAFLQNTNTNLSKLLIEYINEEDVKQGIAKYAYAQIMLELKVKPQTICESELYNSIKNKALNMVIEYKNSEEFYKEIQKILKDKVAQLVVLDKNFEEVIPSKMISNLKVYVYGKRYNIAMEIKKTMKEEKNSQKLRKIVGETISTKLSPMIAMFMNVDSVYEKVAIGIDEFLDDTKNHNDIALIINDIIDKLLKNSISTVLSELPGEGIDDGIEPLINLFTTKVIDEKFISDTFDKLEGKFNKYMSIEELLEKIGIDYKNEIEKFIKSRIEAMAKSNSAKIKITEIVSVMINRFLHMGTKSIFNGKGDKIPQSVSKVALGLYNKFVENKSADVIEVLNVAKIVEDKINEFDVAFSEKIILDIASKELRAITWLGALLGAIMGLLSPVLGSL, from the coding sequence ATGAAATTTATTATAGGTTCTTTAATCGGAGCTGTTATCGGGTATATAACCAATTGGTTAGCTATAAAGATGTTGTTTAGACCTCACAATGAGATTAGACTTTTTAAATTTAAAGTTCCATTTACTCCAGGTCTTATACCAAAAGAAAAATCTAGAATTGCTAAAAGTGTGGGTGAGTCTATAGGCCAACATCTTTTGACAAAGGAAACAATTATGGAGTCTTTATGCAGTGAAGATATGAATCAGCAATTGGATTCTTGGGTGAAAAGTAAGGTGTCTGCTATGGGGAATAGCGAGAATGTAGTAGAAGATGAGATAAAATCCCTATTAGGCGATGAATATTGTGCTTTTTTGCAGAATACTAATACTAATCTTTCTAAATTACTTATAGAGTATATAAATGAAGAAGATGTTAAACAAGGTATTGCTAAATATGCATATGCACAAATAATGCTAGAACTAAAGGTTAAACCACAAACCATTTGTGAAAGTGAATTATATAATTCAATAAAAAATAAAGCGTTAAACATGGTTATTGAGTATAAAAATTCGGAAGAATTTTATAAGGAAATTCAAAAAATATTAAAAGATAAGGTAGCTCAGTTAGTGGTTTTAGACAAGAATTTTGAGGAAGTTATACCTAGTAAGATGATAAGCAATTTAAAAGTGTATGTTTATGGGAAAAGATATAATATTGCCATGGAAATAAAAAAAACAATGAAAGAAGAAAAAAACAGTCAGAAATTAAGAAAAATTGTAGGGGAAACAATAAGTACTAAACTAAGCCCCATGATAGCAATGTTTATGAATGTGGATAGTGTTTATGAAAAAGTTGCAATTGGGATAGACGAATTCTTAGATGATACGAAAAATCATAATGATATTGCCTTAATTATTAATGATATAATAGACAAGTTGCTCAAAAATTCAATATCTACTGTGCTTTCTGAATTACCAGGAGAAGGGATAGACGACGGTATAGAGCCTTTGATTAATTTATTTACAACAAAGGTTATAGATGAAAAATTTATTAGTGACACTTTTGATAAGTTAGAGGGTAAATTTAATAAGTACATGTCTATTGAGGAGTTGCTCGAAAAAATAGGCATAGATTATAAAAATGAAATAGAAAAATTTATAAAAAGTCGAATAGAAGCTATGGCAAAAAGCAATTCTGCAAAAATAAAAATTACAGAAATAGTATCTGTAATGATTAATAGATTCTTACATATGGGAACTAAATCAATATTTAATGGAAAGGGGGATAAAATACCCCAATCTGTTTCCAAAGTAGCTCTTGGGCTATACAATAAATTCGTAGAGAATAAGTCTGCTGACGTAATTGAAGTGTTGAATGTAGCTAAGATAGTTGAAGACAAAATCAATGAATTTGATGTAGCTTTTTCAGAGAAAATTATATTAGACATTGCTAGTAAAGAGTTAAGAGCTATAACTTGGCTCGGAGCACTGCTAGGCGCAATTATGGGGTTATTATCACCTGTATTAGGGTCGCTTTAG
- the metG gene encoding methionine--tRNA ligase gives MTKKTFYITTPIYYPSAKLHIGNTYTTVAADAIARFKRLTGYDVMFLTGTDEHGQKIQRIAAEKGVTPKQYVDKVVAGIQELWELMDISYDKFIRTTDEYHKKSVQKLFKQLYDQGDIYKSAYEGWYCTPCESFWTETQAVDGKCPDCGRPVEKAKEEAYFFKMSKYADRLIEYIETHPGFIQPESRKNEMLNNFLRPGLQDLCVSRTTFDWGIPVEFDPGHVIYVWVDALSNYITALGYNGEDTSFYEKFWPADVHLIGKDILRFHTIYWPIMLMALDLPLPKQVFGHGWLLVDGGVRMAKSRGNVVDPVTLVNHFGVDAVRYYLLHEIPFGSDGIFTSEIFIRKTNSDLANDLGNLLSRTVTMVEKYFDGVIPAPSEKADVDNELIELALAVPGKVEKAIGDLKISEALDHAWTLIRRTNKYIDETTPWILGKDESQKGRLGTVLYNLVESLRMTSVLISAFLPTTSKKINAQINAEITTWDSLASFDGTSAGTKVNKSDIMFPRIDVEAKIEELDALVEAQRKAAQKPTMEKLKEEITIEDFDKIDMRVVKVLECEPMKKAKKLLKLKVDLGGEVRQVISGIAQHYKPEELIGKYVVLVANLKPVTLRGELSQGMIISAATEDDSKLFAISVPGELPTGSTVR, from the coding sequence ATGACTAAAAAAACTTTTTACATTACTACACCAATTTATTATCCATCAGCAAAACTACACATCGGTAATACCTATACAACTGTTGCGGCGGATGCAATTGCTAGATTTAAGAGACTTACAGGCTATGATGTAATGTTTTTAACGGGAACAGATGAGCATGGTCAAAAGATTCAAAGAATAGCCGCGGAAAAAGGGGTCACTCCAAAACAGTATGTAGATAAAGTAGTAGCGGGCATACAAGAATTGTGGGAGCTTATGGACATAAGCTATGATAAGTTTATAAGGACTACAGATGAGTATCATAAGAAGTCTGTTCAAAAGTTATTTAAGCAGCTATATGATCAAGGTGACATATATAAAAGTGCATATGAAGGATGGTACTGCACTCCCTGTGAATCTTTCTGGACAGAAACTCAGGCAGTAGATGGGAAATGCCCTGATTGTGGGAGGCCTGTGGAGAAAGCAAAGGAGGAAGCGTATTTTTTCAAAATGTCAAAATATGCTGACAGACTTATAGAATATATAGAGACCCATCCAGGGTTTATTCAACCAGAATCAAGAAAAAATGAAATGTTAAATAACTTCTTAAGACCAGGGCTTCAAGATTTATGTGTTTCAAGAACAACCTTTGACTGGGGAATACCGGTAGAATTTGATCCAGGCCACGTTATATATGTATGGGTAGATGCTTTATCAAACTATATAACAGCCCTTGGATATAATGGCGAAGATACATCTTTTTATGAGAAATTCTGGCCGGCGGATGTACACTTAATAGGTAAAGATATATTAAGGTTCCATACAATTTATTGGCCAATTATGCTAATGGCATTAGACCTACCGCTTCCAAAACAAGTATTTGGCCATGGCTGGCTTCTTGTTGACGGTGGAGTAAGAATGGCTAAATCCAGAGGAAATGTAGTGGATCCGGTAACACTAGTGAATCATTTTGGAGTGGATGCAGTAAGATATTATCTACTTCATGAAATACCATTTGGTTCAGATGGAATATTTACTAGTGAAATATTCATAAGGAAAACAAATTCAGACTTAGCTAATGATTTAGGAAACTTATTATCAAGAACAGTAACAATGGTAGAAAAGTATTTTGACGGCGTTATTCCAGCACCATCAGAAAAAGCTGATGTTGATAATGAACTAATAGAACTAGCGCTTGCAGTTCCAGGTAAGGTAGAGAAAGCGATAGGAGATTTGAAAATTTCTGAAGCATTGGACCATGCTTGGACACTTATTAGACGGACTAATAAATATATAGATGAAACAACCCCATGGATACTTGGAAAAGATGAATCGCAAAAGGGAAGACTGGGTACAGTATTGTACAATTTAGTAGAATCATTAAGAATGACATCAGTATTGATATCGGCGTTTTTACCAACTACAAGTAAGAAAATAAATGCTCAAATAAATGCAGAAATAACTACATGGGACAGCTTGGCATCCTTCGATGGAACAAGTGCAGGAACAAAAGTTAATAAAAGTGATATAATGTTCCCAAGAATAGATGTAGAAGCTAAAATAGAGGAGCTTGATGCACTTGTAGAAGCACAAAGAAAAGCGGCGCAAAAGCCTACTATGGAGAAATTAAAAGAAGAAATTACTATAGAAGATTTCGACAAGATAGATATGAGAGTGGTTAAAGTATTAGAGTGCGAGCCAATGAAAAAAGCTAAAAAGCTTCTTAAGCTAAAAGTAGATTTAGGTGGAGAAGTAAGACAAGTAATTTCAGGAATAGCTCAGCACTATAAGCCAGAAGAACTAATTGGAAAGTACGTAGTATTAGTAGCTAATTTAAAGCCTGTTACTTTAAGGGGAGAATTATCACAGGGGATGATAATTTCAGCAGCTACAGAAGACGATAGCAAGCTATTTGCAATATCGGTGCCGGGTGAATTACCTACTGGAAGTACAGTAAGGTAA
- a CDS encoding ABC transporter ATP-binding protein, with the protein MIEITGVNKSYNGKNKAVDNISLTIRDGEIFGFLGPNGAGKTTTIKMITGILSADSGRININGIDIEKNDLEAKKLFGFVPDNPDMFLRLKGIEYLNFMADIYDVPSIIRKDRVEALANRFEMSNALTDQIQSYSHGMRQKIIIMGALLHEPEVWILDEPMTGLDPKSSYVLKEMMKEHANNGKTVFFSTHVLEVAEKICDRVAVINKGKILFCGTLEELREHFKASGSLEKIFLEMTENV; encoded by the coding sequence ATGATTGAAATTACTGGCGTAAATAAGAGCTATAATGGTAAGAATAAAGCTGTAGACAACATAAGTCTAACTATAAGGGACGGAGAGATATTTGGATTTTTAGGCCCAAATGGAGCAGGTAAAACTACTACCATAAAAATGATTACTGGAATATTAAGTGCTGATAGCGGAAGAATCAATATCAATGGAATTGATATTGAAAAAAATGATTTAGAGGCTAAAAAATTATTTGGCTTTGTACCAGACAATCCGGACATGTTCTTAAGACTTAAGGGTATTGAGTATTTAAACTTTATGGCAGATATTTATGATGTGCCAAGTATTATTAGAAAAGATAGGGTCGAAGCTTTAGCAAATAGATTTGAAATGAGCAATGCGCTAACGGACCAAATTCAAAGTTATTCTCATGGTATGAGACAAAAGATAATTATTATGGGAGCACTTCTTCATGAACCAGAAGTTTGGATTTTAGATGAGCCAATGACGGGCCTTGATCCTAAATCTTCATATGTTTTGAAGGAAATGATGAAAGAGCATGCAAATAACGGGAAAACCGTATTTTTCTCAACTCACGTTCTAGAAGTAGCTGAAAAAATATGCGATAGGGTTGCTGTAATAAATAAGGGGAAAATATTATTCTGTGGAACCCTTGAAGAACTAAGGGAACATTTTAAAGCCAGTGGGTCACTTGAAAAAATCTTCTTGGAGATGACTGAAAATGTATAA
- a CDS encoding spore maturation protein translates to MIIANLVSYILKGIIPIIITLVVIYGVIKKVKVYECFVEGAKDGITICLKIFPYLLAMIIAVNVFRASGALDFFIYLVKPVVVFIGLPPEVVPLVLIKPLSGSGALGVFTDIIKQYGADSYIGRVASIIMGSTETIFYTLTVYFGAVNIKKIRHTLVAAILADITAIIMAVNLAKFFF, encoded by the coding sequence ATGATTATAGCTAATTTAGTATCGTATATTTTAAAGGGAATAATTCCAATTATCATAACGCTTGTGGTAATATATGGAGTTATTAAGAAGGTGAAGGTATATGAGTGTTTTGTTGAAGGCGCAAAGGACGGAATAACTATTTGCCTGAAAATTTTTCCGTATCTTTTGGCTATGATTATAGCTGTTAATGTATTTAGGGCTTCCGGGGCTTTAGACTTTTTTATTTATTTAGTAAAACCAGTTGTTGTGTTTATTGGACTCCCCCCTGAAGTTGTTCCTTTAGTTTTAATAAAACCACTTTCAGGAAGTGGAGCTTTAGGAGTATTCACTGATATTATAAAGCAATATGGAGCAGATAGTTACATAGGACGCGTGGCATCCATAATAATGGGATCAACAGAAACCATTTTTTATACCTTGACAGTATATTTTGGAGCGGTAAATATAAAAAAAATAAGGCATACACTAGTAGCAGCAATATTAGCAGATATTACAGCAATTATAATGGCAGTTAACCTGGCTAAGTTCTTCTTTTAA
- a CDS encoding nucleoside recognition domain-containing protein, which yields MINIIWFLILSFGTIIGIVTGKGEILSKVIVSSTTSAVELVMGLVGMMCLWCGIMRIAEKSGLTDKLARLLRPILKIIFKEAGKNQKAMASITMNLTANMMGLSNAATPLGIKAMEEMQKINNEKDIASDDMALFLVLNAACIQLLPTTVISIRAAYNSQNPAIIIIPAIIATGTAAVLGVVYCKILQRYF from the coding sequence ATGATAAATATTATTTGGTTTTTAATTTTATCATTTGGGACAATTATTGGTATTGTTACAGGAAAAGGAGAGATTTTATCAAAAGTTATTGTTTCATCAACAACTAGTGCTGTGGAATTAGTAATGGGACTCGTTGGAATGATGTGTCTTTGGTGTGGGATAATGAGAATTGCTGAAAAAAGTGGATTAACTGATAAATTGGCAAGGCTGCTTAGGCCAATATTAAAAATAATATTTAAAGAAGCTGGAAAAAACCAGAAGGCGATGGCTAGTATTACCATGAATTTAACAGCCAATATGATGGGACTTTCTAATGCAGCCACACCCTTGGGCATAAAGGCTATGGAAGAGATGCAGAAAATTAATAATGAAAAAGATATAGCTAGTGATGACATGGCTTTATTTTTAGTTTTAAATGCTGCATGCATTCAGCTTCTGCCTACAACGGTGATATCTATTAGGGCTGCGTATAACTCTCAAAATCCAGCAATTATTATAATACCTGCAATAATTGCAACAGGTACTGCTGCAGTCTTAGGCGTGGTTTATTGTAAAATTCTACAAAGGTATTTTTAA
- the truA gene encoding tRNA pseudouridine(38-40) synthase TruA: MRNIKIVIEYDGTRYKGWQRLGDSDNTIQHKVEAVLSKMAEENIEIIGSGRTDAGVHATNQVANFRTECTMPDHKMRSYCYEYLPEDIVVKTVEEVDLNFHARYNAKVKKYVYNICNNKAHNVFTRKYDYHVPQPLNIENMRRAAEILIGEHDFQSFTTLKTKKKSTIRNIYTINIVNDDGNIEISVQGNGFMKNMVRLIVGTLVEVGLGEKSVNEISDILDKKERKYAGHIAPAKGLFLEEVNY, translated from the coding sequence ATGAGAAATATAAAAATTGTAATAGAATATGATGGTACTAGGTATAAAGGATGGCAAAGACTTGGAGATAGCGATAATACGATTCAGCACAAAGTAGAAGCCGTTTTAAGTAAGATGGCAGAAGAAAATATTGAAATTATTGGGTCTGGAAGAACAGATGCAGGAGTACATGCAACAAACCAAGTAGCAAATTTTAGAACAGAATGCACAATGCCAGATCATAAAATGCGTAGTTATTGCTATGAATATTTACCAGAAGACATTGTAGTGAAGACGGTCGAAGAAGTGGATCTCAATTTCCATGCTAGATATAATGCTAAAGTTAAAAAATATGTATATAATATTTGTAATAACAAAGCACACAATGTTTTTACTAGAAAATATGATTATCATGTGCCACAACCTCTAAATATTGAAAATATGAGAAGAGCAGCAGAAATTTTAATAGGAGAACATGATTTCCAAAGTTTCACAACACTTAAAACAAAGAAAAAGTCTACTATAAGAAATATTTATACAATAAATATCGTAAATGATGATGGAAATATAGAAATTAGTGTTCAAGGAAATGGATTCATGAAGAATATGGTGAGATTAATAGTTGGGACACTTGTTGAAGTGGGCCTGGGTGAAAAATCTGTAAATGAAATTAGTGATATTTTAGATAAAAAAGAAAGAAAATATGCTGGACATATTGCACCAGCAAAAGGCTTATTTTTAGAAGAAGTTAATTATTAA
- a CDS encoding YiiX/YebB-like N1pC/P60 family cysteine hydrolase: MGLVHRIVDEEINKSLELIKELELVMNEIQSSESLFSSNIQNMSLTNKQSILDKWVSYVGCYNELNETREKYKNKLILKHTEDSHTKYKNILLIYASTIAIRKNAVLLANIIEKNKYLESMLNEARPEYNINKKQYYYITQEITEIYYMISLFRNKHYFDFMVNHYEVYGYERDENEEELLNYASYNYLNVIKLVKNHRNIVKNNMINFFGKNIFDFWFPFQKWIAISITGVDYSSRKEKYVSNEDINIIKEELLPGDILLKRNNYQLTNLGLPGFWTHTGIYIGCLEKLDKYFNDIPLGDCLCVSEYVKVIYPKVYDSLCNENNGEYIIEVIAPGVVINPLDAIAKVDYFSALRPKLPKEDKLKALFTAFESLGKAYDYNFDIMTDNALFCSELIYKSYLCSRNKKGLTFNLEAKAGRLLLSPNNIIKKFDSEFDSENAEFDFVIFYDGSERERKAIRKNENDLKITWKLSKWRMLRRRVILKTEIRYPIVILNSALSKLKIILYGVFY; the protein is encoded by the coding sequence ATGGGGTTAGTTCATAGAATAGTTGATGAGGAAATAAACAAATCCTTAGAGCTTATAAAAGAATTAGAACTTGTGATGAATGAGATTCAAAGTAGCGAAAGTCTATTTAGTTCTAATATTCAAAATATGTCTTTAACTAACAAACAAAGTATATTAGACAAGTGGGTTAGTTATGTAGGATGTTATAATGAATTGAATGAAACACGGGAAAAATATAAAAATAAACTTATATTAAAACATACAGAAGATTCACACACTAAATATAAAAATATATTATTAATTTATGCCTCTACCATAGCGATACGTAAAAATGCTGTATTGTTAGCTAACATTATAGAAAAAAATAAATATTTGGAGTCAATGTTAAATGAGGCTAGGCCCGAATATAATATTAATAAAAAACAATATTATTATATTACACAAGAAATTACAGAAATTTATTATATGATATCTTTGTTTAGGAATAAGCATTACTTTGATTTTATGGTAAATCACTATGAAGTTTATGGATATGAAAGAGATGAAAACGAAGAAGAATTATTAAATTATGCAAGTTATAATTATTTAAATGTTATAAAACTTGTTAAAAATCATAGAAATATTGTTAAAAATAATATGATTAATTTTTTTGGAAAAAATATTTTTGATTTTTGGTTCCCATTTCAAAAATGGATCGCTATAAGTATTACTGGAGTTGATTACTCTAGTAGAAAAGAGAAATATGTTAGTAATGAAGATATTAATATTATAAAAGAAGAATTGCTACCAGGGGATATACTTTTAAAGAGGAACAATTATCAACTAACCAACCTGGGATTACCAGGATTTTGGACTCACACTGGGATTTATATAGGCTGTTTAGAAAAATTGGACAAGTATTTTAACGACATCCCACTGGGGGATTGTTTGTGTGTTTCAGAGTATGTAAAAGTAATTTATCCTAAAGTATATGATAGTTTATGCAATGAAAATAATGGAGAATATATTATAGAAGTTATTGCCCCTGGTGTGGTAATAAATCCTCTAGATGCTATTGCAAAAGTTGACTATTTTTCTGCATTACGTCCTAAATTACCTAAAGAGGATAAATTAAAAGCATTGTTTACAGCGTTTGAATCTTTAGGGAAGGCATATGATTATAATTTTGACATTATGACAGATAATGCTTTGTTTTGTAGTGAATTAATTTATAAATCGTATTTATGTTCAAGGAATAAGAAAGGGCTTACATTTAACTTAGAAGCAAAAGCTGGCAGGCTATTACTTTCACCTAATAATATTATTAAAAAATTTGATTCAGAATTTGATAGTGAAAATGCAGAATTTGATTTTGTAATATTTTATGATGGTAGTGAAAGAGAAAGAAAAGCTATAAGGAAAAACGAAAATGATTTAAAAATAACTTGGAAGCTATCTAAGTGGAGAATGTTAAGGAGAAGGGTTATTTTAAAAACAGAAATAAGGTATCCTATAGTAATATTAAATTCAGCATTGTCAAAATTAAAAATTATTTTATATGGTGTGTTTTATTAA